Proteins from one Natrinema salinisoli genomic window:
- a CDS encoding heme NO-binding domain-containing protein yields the protein MHGIVHKTLKEYVVDRTDDGTWDTIVERSDLEPKLYLPVSHYDDAEIDAILETLSTMATQDRRAIERDFGKTLAPELLSTFSAHVRGDWDVDELLGGLEDVYDDIDSATEETSLPAISCTLESDHAVVTYDTHRDQQYCGLAHGVLEGVIAAFDGDAPVTKTACADDGAERCEFRVDLE from the coding sequence ATGCACGGAATCGTCCACAAGACCCTCAAGGAGTACGTCGTCGACCGAACCGACGACGGCACCTGGGATACGATCGTCGAGCGATCCGACCTCGAGCCGAAACTGTACCTCCCCGTCTCCCACTACGACGACGCGGAGATCGACGCGATCCTCGAGACGCTCTCGACGATGGCGACCCAAGACAGACGCGCGATCGAACGGGATTTCGGCAAGACGCTCGCTCCCGAACTACTCTCGACGTTCAGTGCCCACGTCCGCGGCGACTGGGACGTCGACGAGCTCCTCGGCGGACTCGAGGACGTTTACGACGACATCGATAGCGCGACCGAGGAGACGTCGCTTCCGGCGATATCCTGTACGCTGGAGTCCGATCACGCGGTCGTCACGTACGACACCCACCGCGACCAGCAGTATTGCGGGCTGGCCCACGGGGTCCTCGAAGGCGTGATCGCCGCGTTCGACGGCGACGCACCCGTCACGAAAACGGCCTGCGCCGACGACGGTGCCGAGCGCTGTGAGTTCCGCGTCGACCTCGAGTAA